In Dromiciops gliroides isolate mDroGli1 chromosome 4, mDroGli1.pri, whole genome shotgun sequence, one DNA window encodes the following:
- the LOC122725986 gene encoding splicing factor 3B subunit 5, whose amino-acid sequence MTDRYTIHSQLEHLQSKYIGTGHADTTKWEWLVNQHRDSYCSYMGHFDLLNYFAIAENESKARVRFNLMEKMLQPCGPPADKPEEN is encoded by the coding sequence ATGACGGACCGCTACACCATCCACAGCCAGCTGGAGCACCTCCAGTCCAAATACATCGGCACGGGCCACGCAGACACCACCAAGTGGGAGTGGCTGGTGAACCAGCACCGCGACTCGTACTGCTCCTACATGGGTCACTTCGACCTCCTCAACTACTTCGCCATCGCGGAGAACGAGAGCAAAGCGCGCGTGCGCTTCAACCTGATGGAGAAGATGCTGCAGCCCTGCGGGCCCCCGGCCGACAAGCCCGAGGAGAACTGA